The nucleotide sequence TCAGAAATTATACAGCGCTGAGTTTCAAAGACTTTATGTCTCATTTTAATAAGCAGAGGAAGGGTAATAGCCGGTTCCTCCATGGCACAGCGCAGCCAGGGCTTTATGGAAATGGCACCCAGGAGCTCCTACTCCCCCTTCGCTCCGTCATCCCACAGATTATACACGCAGACAAAACATGACGTCTGGTAACCTTTCATTACGCCTTCATTAAAAATAGCGCTTCatattattttggaaaatatgcaTGTGTCTACATGGTAATTTGGTATGATAAACTGACATCCATTTACTTCTTAAAACCTGTCAGCTGATGCTTGCTCAGAAATAATGAGCAGCCATAAAATCCCGACTTGTTGGCTTTTGCCTGATGTGCCACGTAGAACCGACACCAGGACTGCACCATGAAAGAGCTGCTGGGAgatcaaaagagagaaaacacataCCCAGTGGCTTTTGCTCATCATTAGGAGACAGCCGAGAgtagggaggtggtggagactctggaaaaacaaaactttaTGTTAGTGCTGTGCTCGGTTTATCAACGAAACCCTCGTGCTTTCTCTTTCCAGGTAGGAACTCTTCCAAGGTTACAAACACCCAATGGAAGAAAACCCACTTGGATGCAACTTGAGACCGAGAGTTTTCCAAATCTTTGAAGAAAGGGGGTTCCACCTTGATCTTTCAAAATGAGTTTTACTACTGAAAATGCTGCGGTTCTCCCCTCCGTCCCCACCCCGCATCCCGGCCTGGGCACCCGTGACCCAAAGCACACAAGATGGCACATTGCTCCCAAAGAACAACGCTTTTATCTTCTGTATTGAAGACAACCATGGCTCAAACACATACACAGACTTCACAAAAGCTCCCCAAATACTAGTCACAATGATGGAAAAAGGGTGTCGGGTGACGAAAAGACACTCCTTTCTTGGCAGATGAAGCCTGACACTACAAGCCAGGCTGGCTTCAGCCAACAAGCCACCAAAGTAACTCTGGTCCATTCCAACAAGCATCCCATGATCCAGTGGCAGCACTCAGCCTCTCCTGCCCCGCTCCCACTGACCTCGATCCAGCAAAGCTCCCAAGCACACGCTCAGCTTTAAGCAGCTGCGCATCTGCAGTCATGCGCTTAAAGTTAAGCAAGTCCTTAAAAGCACTTTGCTGAATCAGGTCACCTAACTGGCTCTTGCTGTGCTTGTAAGAGTCAAGACCACACGAATGGGTGAAGAAGGTCCTTCATCATCTTCTTGCATTGGTTAGAGGgggtttttcttttgaatgatgGGAGTGATTTTCTTCTAGAATTGTAACTTTGCAAAAATTGAGGAGTGTGTAACCGTCTAGGCTCTATCATGGCACCGGGATTGAGCAGACACTGACTCTGGTGAGAAACTGTCCTGAAAAGTCAATGGCATCACACTGACCCCAGACTACCACAACAAGGGTGTCTCCTCAGTTCCCTCTCGAATCCAAAAGCAAGGCACTCAGCCCAGCAACTGCAGCTCAGCTTGGATCAGTTCTTCGAGAACAACCTCAGCAACCCCCATGTGATGGCTCAGGGATGGCCCGCGGACATCTACTGCTTCTAAGCAAAGGTTCCTCATCTCCCCCAACCAAGCAAGCTGTCCTGTGGCAAGATGCTCTTTGCACAGGGTGCTCAAaagtctcaaaataaaaaaataatggtgCCAGTGTCCCAGTGGTGATGTAACCTGTGCCATGCACAGCGGGCTGATCCCAGGCTAGAGCCTGACCTGCCGCCACAGGGGACTTGGGTGAAGGACCGAGGTGACTTCACACCCCTCAGCTATGTCAGCCCACAGTAAAGTGGGTGACAAACGGGAACACGGACAGTCTCTGCGAGGAGCCATGCAAACACTTGTAGAAAAGGGCATCAAGGCCTTTCCCCGGCTCCCGCCGCCATCCCCAGCGCCCGGACGGGGCAGGTGGGGCCCTGGCACAACCACCCACTATCAAAATGATAAGGAGCCACTCGATAAAAGCTCTGCTCTCTCCTACTCCCCGCAGAGGGCTTGGAGCCATACACCGCTGGGAAAACAACTGCCGCTGCAGGAAAGCGAGTTGGAAACTTTGCCCGGTTGTAAAAGAAACGCACAGTTCCCACAAATGCACATTTACTCCAAGTGAAGCAAAAAAAGCTGCTTGCAGCCTCTAGCATTCTTCGGGGGAAGCACACCCAGCGGAGAAGTTTCTTTCAAAGAAGTGATGCAAAGCGAGGCAGGATCCCGgattacaaaatacattttttaaaaaaaaaaagaaatcaaagctctTGCCAAGAAAGGGACCGTCAGCAGGAGGTTGGTGTCCTCCAGGATCCCTCTGCCCACGGTAAAAATTAAGAAATCCCCGAGAAACGCTTGAGCTCCGGCTCCCCCCCTCGCCGCTTCCACGCGGGTTCGGCGTTCCCCCGTGGGCAGGGcatcccccgcagcccccccccccggggcgccCGGCGGGGCCCTGCGGCTTTAAGCCGGCGGCGGTAATTGCGCGGCTCCCCGGCCGCTCCGATAAACAGCGAGCCAGGCTGGCGCCAGCAGGATGCAAACTGCATATTATCGCCCCTTCTGCACCTAAATAGCAGGGGAACCTCCGCGGGaagaggggggcgggggggaaggagaaaaaaaaaaaaaaaaaagagagaaaggtttttttaaacataaccGGGAACCGCTCTCGGCTGGGAGGGGAGTGGGGAGCCAGCCCGAGGGACCCCGGGCCAGACGCATCCCAGCCGGGCATCCCCACGGGCGTTCAAATTAGCCGAGGAAGGGGCCAGAAGCCCCAAATCCCCAAACCGGGAGGGGGGGAAGACCCcgaccccccccacacacctctCTCTCCGCTCCTCACCTGGCCCACAGAGGCGGCTGAAGTGGTAGGGATTGCAGCAGACGGTGGGTCCGTCGGCGACGCCGAAGCTCTGGCACTCGCAGAGGGGTTTCAGCTCGGCGGGGTGCTGTAGGTCGGGCCAGCGGAAGAGTTTGCCCAGGAGAAGGTGGGGGGGCGCCGCTTGGCCCCCCAGGCGCAGCTCGGTGCGGGCTACCAGCACGCAGCCGCTGGGCATGCCCCCGCGGGACTCCACCGCCTCCAGCAAGCTGTCCAGCGAGCGCTCCTTCAGCCGCTTCAGCAGCGAGTAGGTGACGGCCTtcagctcctgctccagcagcagcagccgcgaccgcgcctcccggccccgccgctccgggGAGCCGCCGTCGGTCGCGCCGTCGGGGCTGAGGGGGGAGGCGGTGGCGGCGTGCTGGGGGCCGCCCGGCTCCCGCTCCTTGAAGAGGCAGCAGGTCACCGTCCGGCCGTCGCTCTCCTGCCCCCGCCGCGGGCTCGTCCCCTCGGCGccctcccgccgcggcggggcgcggagccgggccccgcgccgctccgccatGGGGTCCCCGCGGGGTTCCGCCTGGCCgggcgccccgccgcgccgctcctCCGCCTCCCGCAGCAGGCTGCGCGCTACCGCGCGGATCTCCGCCGAAGGGTTTTTCTCCGGGATCTTGAAGCTACCGGTAGCTCCGAGGTCGTGGCCGCTCCTGGCGCTCCCATCTCCGCCGTCCCTGTCCGGAATGACGCGGCTCCTCCAAAGCCGCCGCACCAGCCCTGAGCGTTTGGACCTGAACATACGACACGCGGGCGGCCGGGGGTCGCGTCGCTCTccgccgccacccccccgccgccccctcctcctcctcctcctcctcctcctccgcgggGCTCCTCGCTCCGCCGCCGGCTTTATCTCATCTCAGGCTGCCCGGAGCACCCGGCTCGGCGGTTTCCCCGACGGCCCGCGGCAGGGCCGCACCATGGGGgaaggcggcggggagggagcgcggcgggggCATAGACGGCGCCGACGCCCGCGGCGGTGCGGGGCCGCTCCCGTGGCGGCGCTGGGGCTCGGGCGCGCCGCGCCGTGCCCTACATCGGCTGCCAACGCGGGGCcaggcggggagcggcgggggagcGCGACGGCACCGGGGAGAGCCCGGGGCAGCGCTCGGCTGCGCCCCTCGGCGGCTCCAccgtgggaggaggaggaggaggtgggaggaaAGAGGGGGGGAATGCCCCGGCGCGGGGGTGCCGCCCGGCGGGGAACTGGCGCTCGGAGGTATCGATTCCCTTCGGTCGAAAatagtagtttaaaaaaaaaaaaattaaaagaaaaaattttaaaaaatttaaaaattaaaaaaatatcgaAAAAGCGAAAAACCAACAGCAGAACCCAGAGCGAAGGCCGGTGTCAGCACGTGAGTTGTACGTATCCCAGAGGCGCGGCCGCCGGTCCCGCGGTCGGGGGCGCAGCGCGgttccgctccgctccgctccgcgccggcgGGTCCCCGCGCTCCCCCGCGCGCGCGgctgccggggccgccgccgccgcctccgcgctCGCTCCCTGGCTcgcgcccgcccgccctcgcTGGCTTTTGTGTGGCCGGGGCGCGCGCGCAGGGCCCCTCGCGAGCGGCGGCGCGATTGGCTGCCGCCCATCATGTGCCAGTCTAGACACTTTGGCGGCTCCGCGCGGCACCGGGCGTTGCGCAAACACCGGCTCAAGTTTCCGAACTCTTAAAGGGACACGCGCCCCGCTgacaacacccccccccctccagtcCGACAACAACAAAACGGAGCGACCCCCCAACCCTCCCGCCGCTCCGGGGAGGCGactcccccacacacacccccctcacaCGCTTCCAGCCGGGGTGTAACGGGGGGACCCGCCCGGGGGAAAGTAGGTCATGGCGGCGCAGGGGTTAACGCCgctccacccccccaccccaccccccctcccgcGCCGGAGCCGCCGCGGCGGGACACACCCCCGCGATGTATCAACTTGTCCGCCGTGGCAAAAGTTCAGGCCCGGCGCACGCCCATTGGCCCGCCGCCGCGTGACGCGCGGCGCCGCCACCGCTCATTGGTCCGGATGCAGCGACAGCACcgcccctttctcccccccctccctcccctccccttgccCCAGCGCGGCGTGTCCGTGAATGAAAGACATTCCGCGGGCGCCGCGGGACGCGCCGGGTCCCTGTGCCCGCCGCCACGGGGGCccagggcggcggggggggggggggcggggcggcgtgtcccggccgcggccccgcgggggAGACGGGcgccggcagcggggcggggggggggggggagcggcggccccgtggggtgcgggggggagcggcggccccgtgggggcggcgcggcgccgcGTCCCGCCCCACGCAGCCGGCGGCGGAGGGAGGGTGCCGCCGGGGGAGCTGTGCGTGGGgatgggaccccccccccccccccaaaccaacccTAAAGTGGTGATTCTTGTGACCCCGCAGCGGGAGTTCAGGCGGCCCCACTGCCCCCCGCGGGGATTCCACGGGCACGTCAGCCTCTGACCGTGGCAGAAGCGGCTCCTGCAGCCGGTCCCGCTgctcggggagcggggggggggcgcgggggctcGGCGGCACCGGCACGGCGGGCCGGAGCGGGGCCTTTCCCCTCGCCCGTGGGCAGCGGCCTCGTGGGAATCCGTGGGAACCTGCTGCTAAGAGCGGAAAGCAAAGGGGCTTCGGTTGGAGGATCAGCCTGAGAACCGACTGGGGAACTTTAGAGCAAAAATAAATCTTGGCTATTTATTTCCCAACAGTTCActggctaggaaaaaaaaaccaaaacaacccaaaaccaaagtATTTCAACCAACAAATTGTGGACAACCTGAATGTTGGTAGTTCTTCTCTTGGCATCTCCGAGTAGCTCTTGCTGTAACTGAAGGCTTTTGTCCACATTTCCCCAAACCTGCACAAATACACCTAAGAACATAATAATATAAATACACTCGGTTAACTTAGtacaatttttttaatggcaaacttAATTTGCGTGCTTCACCTTAACGTAAGGGATTCCAAAATACTCCATTTAAAATCCATACGTGTGTGCTACTGAGGTTTGCACCAACATAACTATAATTTGTCTTTTGACTTTGGGGTTACTTCTGCCCCTCCTGACCTGTAGGACCAGGGGTAAAGCTCCTTTTCCCTTGCCCTTTTTGGGTGAGTTTTTGGAAATGTGTGGTTTGCCTTGTGCAAAATGCAATGTAAAAGCTCATATAAAGGAACCTGCTGCCTCTGGGTCTCCTAACTGCTACAGGCAGGGGACTGATAGTCCCGTGCAGCACCGTCCTCCTCCGAACGCCTCCCTCCCTACGTAGAAACCAAACTGGGAGTAAAAACAGATGATGTTATTTGGGTACTGACTCACTCTGCGTGGAAATAACGTCCCGTGGTGGCTATGCTAAAACCCAGCGCTCTCACCGACCTGCAGAGCAGCGACATTTTACACCTCGATCACCCTTTAGAGCTATTTACAAAAGTCAGCCAAGGTCCCACTGCGGCCGGAAAATGCTCTTAGCCTTTTTTTTCACATTAGGGAATAAAGACAAGTGAAAAGGTGTGGAAGGCCTGCAAAAAAGATTCAGCTTCAGACGTGGAAGCAGAAATTGGGATTTCCTGGATCTCAGACCCAGGCAGGatccctgcccatccccaggctgcTCCAGAGAGGTTCCAGCGCTCGTTTAAAATCCACATCCATCGGCCTGTCCTGCATGACCCCAAGATTTACCTCCCTAAATGTGGctgatgcttttctttccaaTATCGTTTTTATGTCACCCAAATTATGTCACAAATGTGCAATTAccaacatttaaatatatatcaaTCTTAAATATAGCACTGTTTAAACTAAGGACAGGTCATTATTTCAGCAAACAACGTATTACTGCTTATCCAACACTATATAATCATGGTGTGTGCAATATGGTGCGAAGAACAATGGGGCTTTcacggggcgcggggcggccgaCCATCTCTGCGGGCACAGGTATGTGATGCAGAACTCCTGATTTCACCCAGAGTGCCATCCATTTCAGATCCTGCAACAAGAGTACATTGTTCTGTGCTCTAACGTGGGCAAGAAAAACAGAGCACTCAATTGTACTTGCCATAATGCATGTATAATTTATAGTAATGCTGGTTATTAAAGGATTTCTAGTAATTAACAGCAATGTGCtctttcactgcctttttttccccctttctttcttttttttttgcctgtcatAACAACAAACATTCCTGGGAGATGCTCTGGAACACATCCTATAGGTCTTGGCACAATAGCTGGAGAGAAGCTTTTGAAAACCTGCCAGTCTTATCTGACATGGATCTCCCAGGTACTATATAAAGCCAAATCCTCTTGGGCCCAGGAGGATGGTGGGTGGCCGGGAGGGCATCGGCACCAACCTCTTCCCAAAACCAAACTGCGGCTGGGGGAGAGGGGCCAGCGCGGCCGTTGTGACTGCGGTCAAAGGCATCATCAGAGCCCAAATCTGCAGGCACGGACCACTGCGCTCTGGGTTTTCAGTAGCAAAAAATAATCCatcattttctgcttttctttatctCTAGTAGTTTATATGTTTCCAGTCAAAGAGAAGGATGCAGAGgttaaaacacaaaattaataattgccatttaaataatgttttaacAGCACAATTTCTAGATTATTTTAATGCCTTGAAAATGGGGTTGAGATGGGTACCCCGTTGATCGATGCCGAGAGGCGGTGAAGGCTGGGGGACACACTGCACCCCCATTTCACCGCCCAGGAACGGGGGCACAAAGCGTATGAGCCCAGCCAGAGAAACCACGACAAAACTGCTGCGCCAGAGTGAGGGGCTCTGCCAAAAACTAAAATGCCTCATAAAATTAGGCTGGTTTTGCTGGAAGCTGATTTTGAAAGGaaccagagaaaaaaagttttgacaGCATCAGAATGTCTCGTTTCCTTTGTTTTAATGACATTGCCGTGATTTTCCAGTTCAAACCGACTTTTCATTTTACTCTTGCAAATGTTATATTCTGTGCGGTAACACACTGTGATAGGACTTTGGACCATcttcaaaatggaaaaagctAAAATCAGAACAAGGCATTTTGATaaattcaaagttaaaaaaatgtttgaagaatTTTCCTTTATGGAGAATTTCACAACCGCTGGACTCCATGCTCCCAGACCTCGGCAGCTTGAAACCTTTCGTGCAGATGATGTGATCTCACCCCACCACCTCAGCGTGTGCCCCGTcccaggcaggctgcagccacGGCAAAGCCCATCCCGGCTCCTCCGGGCTGGAGTTGTGGCCATCCTGTGCCACTGCTCCTGGGACACACGTCAGGGGAACGCATGGGTTGTTTCACATCACCATAACGCCAAGTTAAGACCTGGGATTTGCTACCTTCACGTGTTTTCCAGTCAGCAATAAATGCAGTTTGCAGATGGCTCTAAGATAGCCCGAGGTCAGTGGTTTGCACAGACTGCTCTGAAATTGCACGCGCGCAAAAACAGGGTTTTGCTCAAGCGCGGTGGATTCGCCTGCGGGAAGCACAGTTCACGTCCCGCCGACCTCGTGCCCTGAAAGTGGGTTTGCAGGGCTTGCACACAGAGCCTGCGTGCACCTGGCAGCATCACCCCCACCTGCTCGAAGCCACCCTGATGTGTGTGACAACATGCCGTGGCCACCGCTGGTGTGgccagccaggctgcagggagcagagcagccgCACGTCGTCACCCGGTGAAGCTGGGACATGGCTCACaaccctcctccctgccaggagatGCCCAAGTCGAGGCATTTACATCCCAGCAGAGTGATACAGCCGGGAGGGTTTTGCACTGACAAAGTTTGCGCTGGCACCTTTCCTCCAAGTGGGATGAAATTTTCGCCGTCCGGTGATCCCATCCAAATCCCCAGGGGAGCCGGTGGCACCGCGGCGGGTGCTGCGTTTGCTGCCCCGGTCCCGCCTGTCCCGCGAGGCTCAGGGGGTGAAGCGGGGCCACAGCAGGCAAATTTCTTAGGGATGAGTTGAAATTAAACATCCTCCAAAATTGATAAGAATCACGAAGGGgccaggggaaaaagaaaggacaaaatcCGATAGAAATTCGTCAAATACTGTGTTTCACCAGACCTGAAATTAATGTTAATGGGTTAATGGAAACTCCACAAGGCAAGAGCTGCTGAGTTTCCAGGCTTTTCAAGGCCCTTCCCACGAGTATCTGCTGTGGGTGGGGACAAGCTGACTCACAGTTTCCAGGGCTGTAGTAACATTTCAACACCCCAGCGCTCCAGCCTTGGGGACTGATGGCAAAGAGCACATTCCCAGCAGAGTGGTTGGGAAGTTTTTTGACAACATGTTTTCTTGTGTCAGAAAATGTGAGTTTggcaaaaccaaatttttttttttttttttttttggtagcaaacTACCAGTTTCCACAAAGTGCTGCTTGGAAAGGTTGCCTGAGCTCAAGCTTGGATTTCTAGTCAAACCCACAGAGGTAAAATAATCTCCCAACAGGTCCTCCCCAGAGGGTGATGGCACCCATCCGTGGGGGTGCCCACCCCAGGAGAGGCCCCTTGCTTGGAGCAGGGACGTGGACTCTCACATCCCAGAAGAAGACCCTGCTCTATGGGTGACTGCAGCCCCATTTCTTTAAATCTCTTCTTGGTGGAGCTGGGCCAATTTGTCTAAATAATTAAGCAGTTATTCAGGGTGAAAGAGTCCGACTTTAACATTGGAGATGAGAGCACCCATCTGAGATATGGGGTATGAGGTTCAGTTCCCTGGCTTGGGTCAGGACGAACAGGGATTGAACCACAAGTCAGGTCAGTGCCATGAGTACAGGATTATCCCCTGTGCTTTCATTTTGTAGCAAAATAAACTCAAACCATCCCAGTCAAGTCCTGCTGCAATCCAAGGAAAGCACTGGTGTCTCAGGTTTTGTAGAACAGAAAGGCTGCCTTCATCCAAACCTAATGCCAGCCTCCACAGCagagaaaggtgtttttttccccttaataaaAGCTGTATTTCCATCTCCTTTGAGCTGCCCCTCTCCCGAAACACAGCCAGAGGGACCTTGTTTAGCCCCACTGCCTCATTTCACATTCAGCCAGAGATGACTATTCACACACTTTCTccatttgaaaaatacagaataactAGAAATGTATCCTTGATATGAAATTTCATTACTATCTATTCCAGGCAGCACAAAGTGAAAAGAGAAATTTTGGGGAGTATTGCAGAAGGTGCATCTCGCTCCCAGGGAGAAGGTGGCTGGGCTGGACCTTCGCAGCCCAAAGTCATTCGCTGCTAGTCTCAGCGGGGGCAAAGGATGCTGAAGCAGAAAGATCTGTGGGGTGCAGCTTCCCACGGGATCCCATCCATggagaagaaacagcagcaaatacCGCAGCAATGAACACAGACCTCTTACAATTTCCAAACCATTTGCATCTGCTGTTTCCTCTAGGCTAAATTGCAACTTTTCCAATGGGAGAACAAGCCAAAGGACACCTTGGCTCTTGTGTCAGTCGTAGGGCACACGGTGAAACACGAAGCAGAAGAAGCATCTTCTCCTGTCATTCCCAATGGTGCTGAAATCCCAGCCGAGACGACCACTTCTCTCTGAGCAGCCTCAAGCAGACACCTTCAAAAAAATCCAGCGTAACctcagcaaagcagagctgtCTGTACATTGAGAAGGATGAAGAGCTCCACGAAGCGTGCCGTTACGGGGACGGCGATCGGCGAGTGCTGCTGCCTTCAGCCCATCCAGCTTTCTGCTGGCCGCCTGCACGTGGCTGCGTCTCACTCAGGCGCACGGCAGGTCCGACCGGGAAGGCACAAACCAGCCAGGGAAAACGGAGAAGCCGTTGGACTTGAACTGAACCCAAGCCAAACTTCTTCTGAGGTTCAGCAAATTTCATGTCAATAACTTTtattcctcctcctgcagccaaTACGCTTCCTGAGCGCGGGCAGCCGCCATCTCCCGCGCGAGCCCGTCCTCTGGCCAGCTGGGCAGATTCTCAAATTGGGCAAGATCTGATTTATCAGCCAGTTCCTGCTGCCTAATCAAACCCAACCCTCAAACCTCCGGGGTTTCCCTGTACCACCTCCTTACGCTCTCCCTCTTGATCCCACGCAAGCACTGTTAATTTACCTGCACCGTATTTTTTCTTACAACACTCTGGGGAGGCAGAGGAATTGCTGTTAATGTCCTCTTGTATTCATCCGGAGGGCTTGTGGTGGGAGGGACCCTCAGAGACGCGACAGTGCCCAGCTCCCACGGAGTCCGGTGGGACGCAGAGATCTAATTACCTTTGCTGGTGTAGGGGAAAGTAATTTCCCCAAGGTAACAGGGAGTGTCTgtgctggagaagaaaacagagctcATGTGAAAGTCTAAGACTGGAAAACCTCCACCTGAAGAGGACTGTGGTGGGACACAGGACCCGCCCTGGGTGTCCACCTGCAAGCAGCCACGTGCACTCACCAGCCAG is from Strix aluco isolate bStrAlu1 chromosome 12, bStrAlu1.hap1, whole genome shotgun sequence and encodes:
- the SMAD6 gene encoding mothers against decapentaplegic homolog 6 — encoded protein: MFRSKRSGLVRRLWRSRVIPDRDGGDGSARSGHDLGATGSFKIPEKNPSAEIRAVARSLLREAEERRGGAPGQAEPRGDPMAERRGARLRAPPRREGAEGTSPRRGQESDGRTVTCCLFKEREPGGPQHAATASPLSPDGATDGGSPERRGREARSRLLLLEQELKAVTYSLLKRLKERSLDSLLEAVESRGGMPSGCVLVARTELRLGGQAAPPHLLLGKLFRWPDLQHPAELKPLCECQSFGVADGPTVCCNPYHFSRLCGPESPPPPYSRLSPNDEQKPLDLSDSTLSYTETEATNSPNVTPGDFSDASTSPDAVKRSHWCNVAYWEHRTRVGRLYTVYEQSVSIFYDLPQGNGFCLGQLNLENRSETVRRTRSKIGYGILLSKEPDGVWAYNRSEHPIFVNSPTLDIPNCRTLIVRKVMPGYSIKVFDYEKSCLLQHTADLDYADGPYDPNSVRISFAKGWGPCYSRQFITSCPCWLEILLSNNR